From the Choristoneura fumiferana chromosome 15, NRCan_CFum_1, whole genome shotgun sequence genome, the window TGCCCTGTCAATTGTTCCAAGGATAATGTGTCcctgtaagtaaataataaaaaaaaatgtttatcacAAGAGACAACAGTTACTTTACTATACTTTATAGGATAAGTTCACATTTTGTTTATCTGTATCTCATTGTAATCTATTTTAGTTATGTAGTGGTGATTCACTATTGGTTTTCCTTTTTCCCttctactaaataaaaaaaaataccataattTCTTTTTTAGGCAACAACATTCATACATTCCTAGTTAATGTCAGTCCAATATCTCAGTATCACACTTTGCTGTGTCCATCGGTAAATTTGTGCCTGCCACAAGTTGTGACAGAAGACAGTCTGAAATTGGCTATTGAAGTTAAGTTTCTAGCACAGGATCGGTGAGTGTAGGCAAGTATAGGCAAGTAATTTAAATATgataatttagtttcattttaataatatattaattatgtGCTTGCATTTTATTAATGATGATCAAAAGCAGGTCAACTGCTGTAGGTACTCACAGGAACTAAattgactaaaaaaaaaacaattaatagtACCTACGAGATTAAGAAAACTgggtaaataataattgaaacacCTGAAGGTGCCTGCAGAGTATTTCAGCACTGTGTCTGCTCTATTACGTTACAAAAACGACAAAATTTAGTCCtgctttattatttacttaattttgagTTACTATattaacaatattatgtatCAAAATATCAGTTCAAAGTGGTTGAAAACTAATAACTTTTCTATTGAAATATTAATCCGTCatgcgtcctagagactacattagtccctaactttttttgtgcaGGAAATGTCGTAGAGACCACCAGTAGTCTTAAGGACATTTACagcacaaaaaaagttagggacttatgtagtctctaggacgcatGACGGGTTAAAGGTCTCTCTACCCATTTATActgtatcataccatgaccgtaatagcagtgtgtcaggcaaaaatataaattgaaaatactagagatgtgccgactagtcgggaaagccgactatccggccactttcgtagtcggcgactagtcggcgaatagtcggcaaaaagcgccgactatccggcttcttactttgtacgtatatttcaataaaatatttattttcgtgTATAGGTATACAGAGGGGGAATTACATTATATACAAATCTtaagctgttaatttttgtagtaagtatttactgtttttccttgcccaaacgagaaattatattttgtcattAGTTCTACTACTTGACTTTACGGAAATCATTGTCTAATTGTTCAAAAATCCTAACACGAGACTTTCTGtttgacatcatcatgtcagccgaaagacgtccactgctagacatagaCCTCCTCcaagctctccactcagaccagtcttgtgctttccgcattcaccgcgatcccgcgatcttaaccgggtcgtcgctccatcttgttggaggcctaccgacacctcgtctcccggtccgcggacgccattcgtgaaccttctgatcctatcggccatcagttctgcgagcaatgtgccctgcccactgccactttagtttcgcaattcttcgggctatgtcggtaaccttagttttactgcggatatcatcatttcggattctatcccgcagagaaaccccgtgcatagccctctaagtgactttgagcttcctcatgaggcccatcgttagcgaccatgcacgtctcagatccgtaaatcatcacggcaacacacattggtcaaagacttttgacttcaaacactgcgataaattggaagaaaagacactgcgaagcttcccgaacgctgcccggattcgacgagtgatctctttctcgaaattgGATGTACCTATCTGGATTGTTAGTCTCAGGTATACATACTTGTCAACaatttcgagcgcagagcctctgactattacggaagttggcacaacatggacattagacatgagttacgtcttgtctatgtttattttcaagccaactcggtcggaaactgctgacgtcggcgagcatagcactgaagtcctccatggtctctcagccatgaccacaatatcgtcggcgaatcgaaggtgattaaagtactcgccattaatgttgatgccttgtCCTTCCCAGTTCAGaatcttaaaagcatcctccagtgcagcagtgaacagtttcggagagatcacatctccttgtctgactccccgctgcagaggaataggcgtcgtgctctagtccggtagtcggacggacatagtggcgttttcgtacagacacttcaacacttcgatataccggtagtcaacttggcaccgctggagagcctgcagcacagcccaagtctcgatcgaatcgaaggctttctagtagtttacaaatgcaaggcaaagggggaggttatactcttcggtcttctgtataacctgccgcaacgcatgtatgtggtctacagtactatagccttttcggatgccgttctttttgacatgattcaatttaattttttttttagctctttcactttaatgaacaataatagtaggcattatttttacacaatatttttttcacaaaaacaccgctttgttagatacaaaagcaaaaatctagaaaaaaaaatacgaataaaataaaataaacaggttcCGAGACGCCTACAGGCGTCGGTTGCAACTTGCGCCCAAATCAGCTGGTTAGCAAAGCGTCATGGAAATCCCCGAAGCtgtgatcggcttggccgactagtcggccgattagtcggcttctttacaaccgactaatcggctagtcggctagtcggccaaagtcatgatcggcacatctctagaaaatacaaactgaaatatagatgcacagaaaaaccagaaaaatgagaccagcaccgggaatcgaacccaggctcggtattccgtaccgcgtgctataccgctacaccactcctggtcaacggtacagacacgaatttcccctatgcacctcatatctcagcttgtttgtttcttatttagccacttaagcagtgacgctagcgacatctataccgtagccctcatcgagaaactttttttcggcactccattggaactaaccgctcacgcggacaagagatgtcgttactaagcaatcaaattaagattgttttttggaatctttttgtattttttatttcaattccaaatttttacttttacggtcatcccgtaaatcctaaattgaaaatacaaactgaaatatagatgcacagaaaaaccagaaaaataagacttaagcagtgacgctagcgacatctatatcGTGGCcctcattattatttttctggttatttttctgttttttctgtgcatctatatttcagttcgtattttcaatttgggttttacgggatgaccgtaaaagtaaaaatttggaattgaaataaaaaatacaaaaagattccaaaaaaacaattttaggcaaaaatatattcttttcatcacacttgctcgtaaacagtgtcgtaagatgcaggctaccttgcttgcaaccccccaaataaaaccctcgaccttaatgcgCTTGTCATGAAACCAGTGGTCGGTAATATCggcaatttatgaaaaatattagtttttttttacaaatatacaattttactcgcaaatgtaatgaaaaacattgtatctcgcacgggcggtactagagttcgggcttctaatagactcgttcgtaattccttatttaccgcccttaagacacaatgtactattctattGAAAAgatatgagactatgcccactagcataTTTCCTGCCCAACCGTCCCCGGCGCGTGTCATGCAAGCACTTGACATTCCATTCCTGACACATTCCTATTACCGTCATGGCATGATAGTGTAGTGGGTTGAccttgataattattataatgtatttaatatttttctgtttCCAGCAACCTAAAATTAGGTTTCAACAGTCTTTGCGCTTTTGCTTCTGTGAATCATCTGCACTATCACTTATTATTTGACAAAAATACATGGCTTGTGGAAACAGCTGTAAGTAgttcaataaacaaaaaataatacaaaatcttTACTTTTAAAAGTACTCAATCGatttcacaatatttttttacattacctgCTGTTGGTACTATACTATCAGTCCATGCGAATCTGTACTCACTGTTCACGGAAAATGCCATTTTGATCTACTGTGAGTATGTTAGACTATGCTGGGAGTCCTGGGAGGCGCTAAGTGCAGGCGACGTGGACCGCCCACGGCCTCGCGGTCCGAGGGGCCACGCGCCTCGAAAGTCTctcgtttttacaagcttttatttagtttcacctgtcccattgtctgtctgtctgtaatcaaatcttgcaagttaaatttgaccaacttccagtagtcagattgacttgaaatttggaatacttatgtaaatcgcgtgacaatacaattttACCAGTATATATGTGGGTTACGATTAATTATTATCAGAAGGTTTGGTAAATAATAAAGGATGATGTGTTCACTGTTGTTGGTGTTTACTGTTAAACTCTACACGAATGAATGACGTCGTGCGCAGCCGACGGCAGCTTATATctaaagtacataattatgtacgtATACTATGAGTATATAGGTGGGCATGCCTGCTATAGGATGGGCATGCCacacaataatctagtagtgacatcctggtagtccagccgggatcgtctccgcaggacggaactcttcaacggttaatagcatcgacttgaaatttggtatgcaaatgtagtttggctgacaatgcaagtacagtcaacaaaaagtacagtcagtaaaagaagcttgtattaaaaaatattttttatggttaggttatttgctCATTTAAACATCCGTCATCTAATGTGCGGTGTGCCATCATAGGGCTTCGCAAAATTTCTCTTGCCCACGCCAAATTTCGGTCCTGCGCCGCCACTTGGAAATCACTACATCCCTTGCAATATATCAGGGACTTGCAAGTAGATACCAGACAATACCAGTTACATGGTTgcataatgagggttttcacagaggtgtAATATCgccagatggcgttagtatcgtgagatccgtttgacgtttgcttgcgattggcgcattaagttatttaaattgaaccaatcacgagcaaactgagctcacgatactaacgccatctagcgatatttcgcctctgtgaaaaccctcattgctcAGAGCCTTGCCTTGTGTGTGGGCGAGCGTTAAGTTGCGTTGAGCTGCGTTGAGTTGACGTTGTCACACTGAAGACATGTGGGGGACAATTATATGCGGAGGATGGTCACATCACAATGGAGAGTACTTtctctccaggcagatgttTATACCTgaggaccgaagtccgaaggaagagcgtcggaagttGTATTTAAGCGTCCTATGTAGATGCGAAACTTCTATAGCGCAATGCAAGATGACGAGTTTCTAGATTTGCTCACTATGGCGCTAGGAGTCAATTCAGAGCAATGAGGGcgaaaagacaggcgaaatatcgctagatggcgttagtatcgtcagGTTGTTTGACGTTACGACGGTcctgcttgcaattggctcatttagttatagcatggcctaccaatccctacaagctatatttaatataaaaaaaaacaccaatagattatggcactactattaacatttgtaaattataaaatgtgaataagccgaattaagtagaaatattaagattaaaataaagactagcatattttatagacacaacttcacatcaaccttaattcaactccttaatttgaagataagaaacaccataaaaataataaattgagaatacgaaagtataggctacatgtggctacatttcagctatgaggctttcgtagtgttttgcaattgtgacgctagatggcgaataaccggaatgcgcttgctgggcttgccccgcgcttgctcacattcgtcgaaactatttgagagaaacatacCATTATCTTCTactgacgtaaataagacagagacgtcatgcgtatctctagtcgtctaggctcagttggtgagcttgttggttgttgccagtgtaccgtatccttagtgtctcactagatggcaatacgtatcgtgttatttgtgttctcactggtgccatctattggaaaatcgaaggaaagaaaaatagccagttgaatagccagtattagggtgataccatttgcttgtactaggtggtgtctctgttatatatgtactctgtggttatagccaattgcaagcaagaccgtaacgtaaaaaaaaactcacgatactaacgccatctagcgatatttcgcctgtcttatATTATAGCCcttatttaaactttattatttattatgcacATTGTTTTTCAGAAATGCAGGCATTTAAAAGGTCGTTTATACGTATGTGAAGTCAACCCAGTGCCAGCATTCTGctttgaagtaacaaaacaTACAATACTCCAAGAGGCCAGAAACATATTCAAATTAATAGAATATTTCTTAGAAAAATCAATCGGGCATAACATACTCATGGTAACTGGAAAGCCTGTTGTACCAGGGAATAACGACTGTGAGGTTGTCAGAGTGCTGGTTACTCCAAGAAAGTCCACTGCTGGTGTTAAACAGTTGACATCGTTCAATGTTGCCGTTTACGAATTGAACGGATGGTTTCCTGTGTTCAGTaagattttgttttctttacattttttttatccgTCCCTTGCTCAGGCTCTTACAGATACGCAATAATGAAGGGATTGCTATTCATTACAGATGCTGTACATAACTGTTTTCTATCATATTTTATTGGAAAAGTTCCCGTctttatcgtgctctctcatTTAACTTTAGTAGGACCCATCGAATAGCGAtaagtacataatttttttcattttgacactactaaatatggatatcggcgtccgataccgatatcggatcggataacgTGAAAACGCTCTCAAGAATCTACAGAAGTTTGTCGAATCAGAAAAAAATGCTATAGTATACCTAGGTATGtatcagtggcgtggcgtcagatatttccgtggtaaagccgaagcaaagatcgcttacatctttcataaattctgtatgtcttgttgttctattttgtaaatattgggcaagccggtgggaatagagTTCTATGGATGCTTCGCCactgatatgtatatgtatcccgcccctttcactcgcgtattaaatgacataagcgtcagcgggacggcaacatacgaacttcaagttttgcacttcgtagtagccaGTCAGGTACTTTATATGCAGTTTAGTgcttaaagagctttacagactgcaatgcaggattatgaatgtatttctttttcgctgaatggcaacactgacatagataatagatcgctctcTTTTTTacctcgaaattcgaacttgtgattttattttgcttaatatacaaaatgtacacacccaatatcatattttctcaagtttttcgcgattcccaaggtcaaagaatcgaattgctttaaaattccagagaaataatgcgttgtttgggagaaacgtgtcaaaatgatgttgtagagcgccatcctgctcttgtctcgttttttttcccgttctggcggttcacttttatattatagattataataattttgtgaatattttgcaataagtacctgaaatgaattatggcaaatatgcgttacgatTACAAGGCAATAATATTCTGTGTTTtgggacagttttgtctttcggaaacctttgtcctcccttttttttcgaacaaaacgggactacgcaacactgtgccatgctcgatatttttatggtacggttttaaggtagtaaatatgatttaaatgtaaattttgtttttacgcccccgtaataacaaactaccactatacttcaggcaggacccttgtctacagtggcgccaactggtgagcgcgaaaaaaccatccgtaacgtcaaaaaaactcACAATACTAACGCAATAGTTCGCCTGTCTTAGCATTTGGTCTTAGCCCTCACTGATCGTCCTGATggaaaactattacttatgcTACTTTTGTAAAAGATGTTTCTTTGTTATAGATCCAGATTCTTTTGACGTTCTTAGTGCGGCAGATTTAGAGAGAGAACTCAGGAAATGGGAGTTTCCAAACTTTGAAAAATTATGCGACGagattaaatcattttattaaagttattacAAACGCGATTTACTAAACGTTCTTTCAAATGTAACTtagtaaataggtaattttcaAGCGTGTACATACCCATTGAATAATATAAATCATGTAAAGCAGtacattaaataaatcattaatatTTGAAATGCTTGAAGTTTtactttatgatttaaaaaccTTCATTAGGTACACGGGTCACTACCGATGTTTGCTCTAAGTAGtccgacatgtttcgagctaatGCATGGCTCATTCGCATCTTATTCGTGCATGACTGACCCGTGtgtctattttaattattatgtctgTCTCACGGAAGTTTTAACTTAAAGAGACCTTCATTCTTCGGTTGTGTAAAATCGCAAACAAATTTAAGCCCTTGCCATATTTGAccttactatattattatacttcttacttaagtaatttcaaatatggtacaaaatcaattgaatttgtaaaaatattattcgcttttaaattaatccctcataggtaaacaaaacaataaaacgaTGATTAATTGACCCAGTATCACGTCTAGTGAACGCAATGAAATAATTTCCATGATGAAATACATTCCAGTCAACAGAGTTAAAATTACAATCGGCAAAAATggtttaacgcattcactgccaccgacgcacataatgcgttttcggaactacgcccagtgccgctgtcataataatataattatgcatatattttgaacgcacatgtgcgtcggtggcacctgtggaagt encodes:
- the LOC141435526 gene encoding GDP-D-glucose phosphorylase 1 isoform X2, which produces MLTITKPNSENAEETINIDSPNFLQLLKIRWDEVYSEPDVFRYKINNLREKIIDYKYILLLNKDRGFKRRTPEFIADIRQPFDSEKFNFSKVSPKEILFEMRKTDSNNIHTFLVNVSPISQYHTLLCPSVNLCLPQVVTEDSLKLAIEVKFLAQDRNLKLGFNSLCAFASVNHLHYHLLFDKNTWLVETAKCRHLKGRLYVCEVNPVPAFCFEVTKHTILQEARNIFKLIEYFLEKSIGHNILMVTGKPVVPGNNDCEVVRVLVTPRKSTAGVKQLTSFNVAVYELNGWFPVFNAVHNCFLSYFIGKVPVFIVLSHLTLVGPIE
- the LOC141435526 gene encoding GDP-D-glucose phosphorylase 1 isoform X1; amino-acid sequence: MLTITKPNSENAEETINIDSPNFLQLLKIRWDEVYSEPDVFRYKINNLREKIIDYKYILLLNKDRGFKRRTPEFIADIRQPFDSEKFNFSKVSPKEILFEMRKTDSNNIHTFLVNVSPISQYHTLLCPSVNLCLPQVVTEDSLKLAIEVKFLAQDRNLKLGFNSLCAFASVNHLHYHLLFDKNTWLVETAKCRHLKGRLYVCEVNPVPAFCFEVTKHTILQEARNIFKLIEYFLEKSIGHNILMVTGKPVVPGNNDCEVVRVLVTPRKSTAGVKQLTSFNVAVYELNGWFPVFNPDSFDVLSAADLERELRKWEFPNFEKLCDEIKSFY